TTGAAGAAGCGCTGGCCGAGGGTCGCATCCACCTCGCTGTGCACAGCCTGAAAGATCTGCCCACCGACTTGCTGCCTGAGTTCACCCTCGCCGCTGTGATGGAAAGGGAAGACCCGCGCGACGTCTTCGTTTCCACGCGCTTCGCACGACTACTCGATCTTCCACAGGGAGCGCACGTGGGCACCAGCAGCCTGCGCCGCGAAGCGCAATTGCGAGCCTTGCGCTCCGATCTGATCGTCCATTCGTTGCGCGGCAACGTGGATACACGCCTGCGCAAACTGGAGGCCGGTGAGTTTGACGCTATCCTGCTGGCCGCCGCGGGTGTGAAGCGCCTGGGCCGCTCCGAATCCGTGCGTGAGGTCCTTCCCATCGAGACCATGTGCCCCGCGGCCGGTCAGGGAGCCCTGGCCATCGAGACACGCGCGGCGCACAGCGCAACGCTCGCTCTACTGGCGTTTCTCGATCATGCGGCCTCGCGGCGTACCGTCATGTGTGAGCGCGCCCTGCTCCGAACCCTGGGCGGAGGCTGCCAGGTGCCCATCGGAGCCTGCGCCGAACACGATGGCAGGGGCCTGCGGCTCACGGCCGTGGTGGCGCGGCCAGATGGCTCCGCCGTCTTGCGGGAGACCGCTAACGGCTCGGACCCGGAAGAGCTAGGACGTAGCTTGGGTCAGCGCCTCCTCCAAATGGGAGCGGCCGAGATCCTGCGCGATGTTTATGGCGCTCCAGGAGCGGTGCCGGAGCAACCGTGAGTCGAGCGAAAACAACGCCCGGGCCGCTTACTGGTTGCCGCATCCTGGTTACCCGGGCCCGGCATCAGGCCGGCGTCTTGTCACGCGCCTTGCGCCGCGAAGGCGCTACGGTCATCGAAATACCCAGCATCGAGATCCGCCCGCCGCGCTCCTTTCGCCGCCTCGATTCCGCGCTTCGCCACATCGGCCAATACGACTGGCTCATCCTTACCAGCGTGAACGGAGTGGAAGCACTCTTCGCGCGGCTGAGACGCCTACGAATTTCCACCCAAGCCTTGGAGCACCTGCGCATTGCGGCCATCGGTCCGGCCACGCGCAAGGCTATCCAGAAGCGGAGACTGCGCGTGAGCGTGATGCCTCGGGAATACGTTGCCGAGGCCGTGGTCCGCGCACTACGCGGCCGAGCGGCAGGGAAGCGGGTGCTCCTGGTGCGGGCACGGGTGGCGCGGGACGTGATCCCTCGCGAACTGCGCCGGGCCGGCGCCAAGGTGCACGTTGCCGAGGCCTACCGCACCACCGCGCCGAAGCGCTCCCGGGCCCGACTGCGTGCCCTGCTCCACAGGTCGAATCGCCCCCACGTGGTCACATTCACCAGTTCTTCCACCGCCCGAAACCTGGTGGAACTCCTGGGGGGAAAGCAACACGCCCGCCGCTCACTGAAAGGAATCCGTCTGGCCTCGATCGGACCAGTAACCACGGGGACGCTGCGCGAACTCGGACTGCGCGCGGACATTCAGGCGACGACCTTTACGATTCCGGGTTTGGTGAAAGCCTTGAAATCTCTTGGCGGGGCACGGCGGAGGTAGGCTGCTACGGTTTCGCCGCCTTGTGCACCTCGACCGTCGACCAGGTCTTGTCGGCGGCGTGGCACAGGTTTTCCAGCCGGCATTCCGCGCACCGCGGCTTGCGCGCCACACACACTTTGCGCCCGTGCCATATCAACTGATGGGCGAACTCGATCCACTTTTCCTGCGGAATGGCGCGCATCAGGTCCTGCTCGATCTTGGCCGCGTCGGTCTGTTTCGTGAGCTCCAGCCGCCGCGCAATGCGCTGCACGTGCGTGTCCACCACCACGCCCACGGCTTTCTTGAACCACGTTCCCAGCACCACGTTGGCCGTCTTGCGGGCCACGCCCGGCAGGGTCAGCAGCTTCTCCATCGTGTCCGGGATTTCTCCCCCGTACTCGCTCGTCACCCGCTGGGCTGCGCCCACGATGGACTTGGATTTGTTTCGGAAAAATCCCGTCGAGCGGATATCCGGCTCCAGCTCTTCGGGCTTGAGCGCCGCAAAGTGGCGAACCGAGGGATATTTCTGGAACAGCCCCGGCGTCACCTTGTTCACGCGGACGTCGGTGCACTGCGCGGAGAGGATGGTGGCCACCAGCAGGTCCCAGGCGCTCTTGTGTTCCAGCGCGCAGGTCACGCCGGGATAGTCCTGATCCAGGCGTTTCAAAAGCTCGCGGATGCGCTCGGACGCTACCGGGTCGTACTTCGCCGCAGCCTTGGGCTTGGCCTTGGGCCAGCCAGGTGCGCTTTTTCGCGGCGGAGCAGCAACCGCCTGCCGGCGGGCGCCGCGGCCGCCGGCGGCAGCCCGGGCCACGCCCTCATGACGTCCACTGCGTGACGGCTGCCGGGTCAGCATTCCTCGTGGCACGTCCGCTCACCACTCCTTCCGCCGAGCCGGTACAATTGTAATCTTTCACTCGGAGCACCCATGGCATCGCGTAGCAAGCTCGAGGTTCCGGCGGCGCAGGCGGACCTGGCCGCCGTCCCGCTGACCATCGAAGGCTCCAGCGTCCTGCATCAGATGCTGCGCTTCCGTTGGTCGGCGTGGCGTGAGGCGCCGCAGGCCGACAAGGCCGCCATCGTGGCCGAAGCTACGCAAGCCCTCGCCGGCCTCGAGCGCTCGAACAGCGCCCTGTACTCGCTGCTCGGACACAAAGGCGACTTGATGCTGGTTCACTTCCGCGATTCTTTCGACCAGCTCAAGCAGTCCGAGCTCGCTCTTTCCGGCCTGCGCCTGTGGGATTTCCTGGAGCCCGCGACCTCGTATCTCTCCGTCATCGAGCTCGGTCTGTACGACTCCTCCACCAAGCTCTACCGCCAACTGCAAGAGCAGGGCGTCGAGTCGCACTCAGCGGAGTGGAAAGCCGTCGTGGACGAGACCGTAGAGCGCCAGAAGGAAGCCATGCGCCCGCGTCTATACCCGGAGATACCGCCGGCTCGTTACGTCTGCTTTTATCCCATGGATCGCCGCCGTGGCGAGCACAAGAACTGGTACACGCTTCCCATTGAGGAGCGCGCCCGCCAGATGGAGGAGCACGGCCTGGTGGGCCGCCGCTACGCCGGCGCCGTGCGCCAGATCATCACCGGTTCCATCGGCTTCGACGATTGGGAGTGGGGCGTGGATCTCTTTGCCGACGATCCGCTGGTCTTCAAGAAGCTCATCTACGAAATGCGCTTCGACGAAGTCAGCGCCGTCTACGCGCTGTTCGGCCACTTCTATGTCGGCCTGCGCGTGCCCGCCGACCGCCTGGGGGAACTGCTTTCCGGCCGCCTGCCGAGCTTCGAGCCCTCGAAGTAGGCGCTCATCCGACGCGCGCGCCGTTAGGTACCGGCGCTTCCGGAACCGCCAGCACCGGCATGATGCCGTCCTGGTAACCCAGGTCGAACAACATGCCTTCCGACATCACGCCATGGATCTTCCGCGGCGCGAGGTTCACCACGAACAGCGCCTGCCGCCCGGCGATTTCCTGCGGGTCGGACCGCTCCTGCTTCAGTCCGGCTACGATGGTGCGCGTATGGTCACCGAAGTCCACGCGCAGTGCTACCAGCCGCTTGGATCCGGCGATGTCTTCGACGGACGCGATCGTCCCTACGCGAATGTCGATCTGTTCCAGCACTTCCGCGGCGACCACAGGTTTCACCGGCGCAGGTGTCATGCCGGGTATTCTACTGATGCCTGCCGATTGACGCCGCGCCCCGGTCTGGTTAGTCTGGATGCTGATGTCGGTGAAAGCCATTCAGCTCGGCCAGGTCTGGCGCAACGATGCCGACGGCCTCAACTACCTGGTCACCAAGCTCTACAAGGAAGTGTTCACGCAGTTCGCCATGCTGCGCCACGCCGACGCCACCGCCGCCTCCAGCGACACCGTGCGCGTCAAAGTGGAAAAGACCGCCGACGGCTTTACCCTGCCTGGCTACACCTACACGCAGGAATCCCAGGAGTTCTAGCGGGCCATCGATGGTGGCCACCCCTGTCGTGCCTGCCGCGCCCGCTTTGCCCTGCTGCGCAGCCGGAGGCAGCCGCGCATGATCACCCGTCTCCTTGCCTGGCTGAGCGGCTTCGTCATCGCGACCATCTCCAGCTCCGGCTACCTCGGCATCGTCGCGCTGATGGCCATCGAGTCGGCCTGCATTCCCTTGCCCTCGGAAGTCATCATGCCGTTCTCCGGATACCTGGTGTACACCGGGCGCTTCAATCTCTGGTGGGTGGCCACCGCCGGCGCTATCGGCTGCAACCTGGGCTCGGTGCTGGCTTACGAGCTGGGCTCTTACGGCGGACGCCCGCTGGTGGAAAAGTACGGCGCCTACCTGCTGCTCAGCCGCCGCGAGCTCGAGTGGGCGGACCGCTTCTTCGCGCGCTACGGCTCCGCCGCCGTCTTCATCGCGCGCCTGCTGCCGGTGGTACGCACCTTCATCGCCCTGCCCGCCGGCATCGCCCGCATGCCCCGCGTCCCGTTCCACCTCTACACCTTCCTCGGCTCCTGGCCCTGGTGCTTCGGCCTGGCATGGCTGGGCATGAAAGCGGGGGAGAAATGGAATTACCTCGGCCCTTACTTCCACGAATTCGATGCCGTCATCGGCGTGCTGCTGGCCGCCGCAGTCATCTGGTTCGTCTGGTCGCGCTGGAAGCACCGCGTGCGCGCTAAGTAGCTGATGGTCTTTCGGAGGGGCACGGCTTTAGCTGTGCGGACGCTCGCCCTTCTTCTCTTTGTCATCCCGAGCGAGCCCGCGCCGCCGAGTCCGCGTGGCGGACAAGGGGGAAAGCAAGGGCGAGTCGAGGGACCCTGGGGGTGCTTTTTTGGGGGAACGAGAAAGCGCCTACGCGATCCTTATCGCTTTCGTAATCAGCCGCTCGTACACCTTCCACGGCAATAGCGCCTTGATCCACGTCATCGTGTGCGCATCCGGCCCCACCAGGTAGCGCAGCCGCGGATTTGGATCGTCGGCGACATCAGCGATCTTCCGCGCCACCACCTGCGCGTCCCGCTTTACGACTTTGGTTTTCACGTACTCGGAATAACGCTTTCCCCGTTCCGCGTTGGGCGAGGCCGGATCGAAGACCCGCTCGCCGAGTTTCACGTTACGGTCCCATATATCGGTCTTGTAGGCGCCGGGCTCGATCAGCACCACTTTGACGCCCAGTTCCAGCATCTCCATGCGCAACGCCTCGCTCCAGCCTTCCAGCGCCCACTTCGACGCTGAATACGAACTCACCACCGGCGTCGCCGCCCGCCCGTTGATGGAGGAGATCATCAGGATGTGCCCGCTCTTCTGCGCCCGCATCACCGGCAGCACCGCCTTGGTCATGGCGACGTGGCCGAAGAAGTTGGTGTCCAGCTGCTCGCGTATCTCTTCCAGTTTCAGGTCTTCGATGAACCCGGCCACGGCGAAGCCGGCGTTGTTTACCAGCACGTCGATGCGCCCGTAGTCCCGCACAATCCCCTCGACCACGGGCACGATGGCGGGCGTGTCGGTCACGTCCAGCTTGCGCACGTCGATGCGCTCGGCGACGCCCGCCGCCGCCGCCGCTTCATCCAGCAGCCGGCGCCGCTCCAGGTTGCGCATGGTCGCGACCACCCGGTATCCGCGCCGCGCCATCTCCACCGCCGTCAGCAGCCCGAACCCGCTTGAGGACCCGGTGATAACGGAAACTCGTGTGTCCGCCATGCTCGCTCTCCTTCCCGTGGGCAATTGAATCATGCCTGGCGGAGAGCGCAAAGCGGAAGGCGCATCGGAGTTTGCAAATGCGCGTTCGATACGAGAAGATATTGCGTTTGTCCATCCCGTCCAAATCCACCAGGTAGGACCCGCACTCATGGCACGCGTTTCCGCTCCGAAGAAGGACGCCCGTCGCACCGCCGCCATCGCCCCGGCCAAGGGCAAGCTGGGGGTGATGATTCCCGGCATGGGCGCCGTAGCCACCACCTTTGTCGCCGGCGTCGAGGCCATCCGGCGCGGCCTGGCTGCCCCCATCGGCTCGCTCACCCAGATGGGCACCATCCGCCTGGGCAAGCGCACCGACGGCCGCACGCCCGCCATCAAGGACTTCGTGCCGCTCGTCAACCTGCCCGACCTGGTCTTCACCGGCTGGGACATCTTCCCGGACGACATGTACGCCGCCGCCTCTAAAGCCGGCGTGCTCGAGCAATCGCTCCTGGACAAGGTCAAGCCGTTCCTGCAGACCGTGAAGCCCCGCAAGGCCGTCTTTGACCGGCGCTACGTCAAGAAGCTCGACGGCCCCAATGTGAAGAAGGGCCGCAACAAGATGGAGCTGGCCGAGCAGGTGAGGGAAGACATCCGCCAGTTCCAGAAGACTTCCGGCGCCGACCGCCTGGTGATGATCTGGTGCGGCTCCACCGAAGTCTTCCTCACGCCCGGACCCGCGCACACCTCGCTGGCCGCCTTCGAGAAAGCCCTGCAAAAGAACGACGACAGCATCGCGCCCTCGATGATTTACGCCTACGCCGCTCTGCAGGAAGGCGTGCCGTTCGCCAACGGCGCTCCCAACCTCACCGTGGACATCCCCGCCATGCACGAGCTGGCGCGCCGTCACCAGGCGCCCATCTGCGGCAAAGACTTCAAGACCGGCCAGACCTTGCTCAAGACCATCCTCGCGCCCGGATTCAAGGCACGCATGATCGGCCTGCACGGCTGGTTCTCCACCAACATCCTGGGCAACCGCGACGGGGAAGTGCTCGACGACCCCGAGTCTTTCAAAACCAAAGAAGAATCCAAGCTCTCGGTGCTCGAGCAGATCCTCCAGCCCGAGCTTTATCCCACGCTGTACAAGGACTTCTACCACAAGGTCCGCATTAACTATTACCCGCCGCGGGGCGACAACAAAGAGGGCTGGGACAACATCGATATCTTCGGCTGGCTGGGCTACCCCATGCAGATCAAGGTGGACTTCCTCTGCCGCGACTCCATCCTGGCCGCCCCCATCGTGCTCGACCTCGTCCTCTTCCTCGACCTCGCCCAGCGCGCCCCCGCACTCCGCCGCCTGGGCATCCAGGAATGGCTCAGCTTCTACTTCAAGTCGCCCATGACCGCCCCGGGCCTATATCCCGAGCACGACCTGTTCATCCAGTTGATGAAGCTGAAGAACACCCTCCGCCACCTGGAGGGCGAAGCCCTGATTACCCACCTGGGGCTCGAGTACTACGACTAGGCGAAGTGACACGAGCCAGGAGGCATGCCATTAAGCTCTCAGTCTTTTGCGGAGTGAGCGTGGACGGATTTCTCGCGCGGCCGGACGACGCGCTCGATTTCCTGGAAACCGGTGAGCAGGAGCCGCACGGCTTCGAAGAATTCTACGGCAGCGTCGATGTCGTCGTGATCGGCCGCAAGACCTTCGAAGTCGTGCTGACCTTCGGCAAATGGTTTTACGGCAAGAAGCCGGTGGTCGTGCTGAGCCGCCGTCGGCTCGATTTCTCGCCGGTCAAAGGCGGGGTGGTCGAGCAGATGTCGGGAGAACCGGCCCAAATCGTTGCCCAGCTCAAAGCGCGCGGTTACAAACACGCGTACATAGACGGCGGCGTCACCATCCAGCGATTCCTGGCCGCTGAGCTCATCGACCGCTTGGTGGTCACGCGCGTGCCCGTGCTCATCGGATCAGGCATTCCGCTGTTCGGCCCACTGCCGCGCGACATCAGTCTTCGGCACGTTGCGACCCGCTGCTATAAGGGTGGCCTGGTGCAAAGTGAATACCAGGTTGGCGCTCGACCGCGCACGCGGGCTCGGAAGAAGGCTCCGTCGTCGCGAGCGAAAAGTTCAGCCAGGCGGAAACGAAAGTCGAAGTGAAGCATCGCCGCCATGAGGGCGGCTTGGTGGCGGCATGGCTCTGGTCGTGTTTCTCCGGGGTGTCAACGTCGGCGGCCACAGGACGTTTCGCCCCAGCATCCTCGCAAAGCGATTGCGCGACCACGACGTGGTGAACATCGGCGCTGCGGGAACGTTTGTCGTTCGGAGACCCGGACCGAAAGCGAAGTTTCGTGCGGCGCTTCTCCGCAAGCTGCCCTTCAAGGCGGAAGTCATGCTCTGCGAGGGTCGCGATCTCCTCCGCCTGGAGACGCAAAATCCGTATGGACCGTCACATCCCGATGTCGTTCGATTCGTGAGCATTCTGTCGAAACCAAGCCGCGGCCGGGTTGACATTCCGTGCGCATTTCCGCCACGCGGGAAGTGGTTCGTGCGAGTGATCGCGTCGCGGAAGTGCTTCGTCTTTGGAGAGTACCGGCGGCACATGAAGACCATCGGCTATCTCGGCCAGATCGACAAGCTGTTCGGCGTGCCGGTGACCACGCGCAACTGGAACACCATCCTCGCGGCCATCCGGATCTTGAAGGACCAGGAGAAGAAAGGGAAGGGTAGACCAGAGACTCGAAAGCTCAACTAACAGCTGCCAGTCTACCCGTTTGCTTTGCGATACTCGTCGAACTTCTCCACGAACCGGTCCACATCCTTGTGCAGGATGTAGTAGGGCGTGGAGAGGCGGAGCTTGGAGGGCTCGCCGCCGCGGATGCGCACCTTGTGCTGCTTCCACAGCCAGTTCTCGAGCTTCATGCGCTCGACTCCGGGCAGGTTGACCGTCACGATGCCGCAGCGCAGGGCCGCATCGGGCGAAGTCCAGCTCTCCGCGCCACGCTCCGCCATCTTCCCGTGGATGTAGTCAGCCATCTGTCGATGGCGCTTTTCGATGCGCTCCATGCCGATCTTTTCGGCGAACTCGATGGAAGCCTTCAGCCCCCAGAGCGACGGCACATTCGACGACCCGATGCGCTGGAAGCGCTCGGCGCGGATCTTCGGTTCGTCCCAGCCTTCGGTGGCGATGGTGTTCCACACCCGGTCGATGACCTCGTTGCGGACGTAGAGGAACCCGCTGCCCTTGGGCGCTTGCAGCCATTTGTGTGGGCTGGCGCTGTAGAAGTCGCAGCCGATCTCGCCGATGTTCAGGCGCATCATGCCCGGCACGTGCGCCCCGTCGAGCGCCGAAAGGATGCCTTTGGAGCGCGCCAGCGCGCAGATCTCCTTCACCGGCAGGACCACGCCGGTGACGGTGGTGATGTGGCTGACGAAAATCACCCGCGTCCGCGGCGTAATAGCGTCATCGATGAGGTTCAGGATTTCAGCCGCATTTTTGGGCGGTTTGGGCAGGGTGAACTTCTTTACCACCGTGCCGTAGCGCTTGGCCCGGAGCTGGAAGGGCATTTCGCCCCCGGGATGCTCCTGGTCGCTCATCAAGACTTCATCCCCGGCTTTAAGGTCTATGCCGTTGGCGATGTAGCTATTGGCCTCTGTGGCGTTGCGCAACAGGGCGACCTCGTCGCGGGTGGCGCCCACGAAGGCGGCCAGCGGGTCGCGAAACTGGTTCCAGGCGGCATAGCCCCAGATGGGATAGTCCTCGGGATCCTCCTGGGCCAGCTTCTCGGTTTCGCGGTAGCCGTCGAAGATGGCCTGGAGCACGGGAATCGGGCTGGAACCTACGGTGCCGTTGTTGAGATAGACCTCGTCCTCGGGGATAAGGAACTGGCGGCGCAAGGTGGCCCAGTACGCCTCCTGGTCGCGCCCGTAGAGGTCGGGCGCCGGCAGGGGCTCGCTGGGCAACTGGGCCAGCAGGTGGGGCGAAAGGGCCGCCGTAGCGGCCAGTCCGGCCCCCAAGTGCAAGAACGAGCGGCGGTTCAGCATCGCGGTGCCTCCCGGATTCGCCGCCATGCTACGGGCATTCCGAGAGCCGCTCAAGAAGATTGTGAGAAGGTCAGGAAACGTAAAGGGCGGCGAATGAATCCAATGGGATAGATAGGAATCCGCTTCGAGAGAGGCGGCGTATAATCACACCAGATGTCGGGCATGGCATCCCCGAGGAAGGTTCTCATGAGATCACGCGCAACCGCGCTGACGCTGGCATTTACCCTGGCCCTGCTCGTAACCCCCAGCCTGCTGGCCGACTGCCCCGCCAATGTTGAGGCCATCGGCAACCGGAACATCGGCAAGGGTGGTGGCCTGGGCAACTGGTACTCCCTGGACAAAGAGATTCAGATCGGCAAGGAATACGCCGCGCAGGTGGACCAGAGCTCCCGCATCGTGCAGGACCCGGTGGTGAGCGAATATGTGAACCGTATCGGGCAGAACCTGGTGCGGAACTCGGACGCCCGTGTGCCTTTTACCATCAAGGTGATTGATTCCGACGAGGTCAACGCCTTCGCGCTGCCGGGCGGGTTCTTCTACGTGAACACCGGCCTGATCCTGGCGGCGGACGAAGAAGCCGAACTCGCCGGCGTCATGGCCCATGAGATCGCGCACGTGGCCGCGCGGCACGCTACTCGCCAGGCCACCCGCGGGCAACTGCTGAACCTGGCTTCCATCCCGCTCATCTTCGTGGGCGGGGGCATCGGTTACGCCATCCGCACCGCCGCCGGATTCGCCTTGCCCATGACTTTCCTCACCTTCTCGCGCGGCTTCGAGCGTGAAGCCGACTGCTTGGGCATCCAGTACCTCTATGCCAGTGGCTACGATCCGCAGGCCTTCGTGCAGTTCTTCGAGAAGCTCCAGGCACGCGAGAAGAAGAAGCCGGGGACGCTGGCCAAGGCCTTCTCCACCCATCCCCAAACGCCCGACCGCATCGAGAAATCGCAGGAGGAGATTGCCAGCGTGCTGCCGGCAAAGGACCAGTACGTGGTCACGACCTCCGAATTCGATGAGGTAAAGTCGCGGTTGGCCGCCCTGCAGAACCGCCGCAAGTTGGCCGACCAGGAAGACGAAAAGGCGCCCAGCCTGCGCCGCACCAAGACCGCGGACGACAAGGACGGGAAGGACGGTTCGAAACAAGAAGACGACGATGCGCCCGTCCTGAAGCGTCGCGACGAGTAAGGGAAGGGAAGTCTCCCACGACCGGCGGCCGCGGCCGCCGGTTTCATTTTCACGCCGAGGGCTTCCGGTGCTTGGCTTCTTCCACGCGCGCGAACAGCATCCGCGTCAGTTCGAGCGCGTTTCCGGCGTCGTGCGGATAGTTCACGAAAGCGCACGTAGCGACCAGCGGCTCTTCGCCGTCTTTGCCCGGAATGCGGATGCGCGCCAGGTTCTCCTCGATCTTGCGCAGCACCACCGACATGCGGTCACGATCGGTTTCCGGCAGCACCAGGGAGAAGCGATCGCCCGCGTAGCGGCAGAGAATGTCCATGCTGCGCACCTGCGAGCGCAAGAGCTGCGCCACCTGGCGCAGGATGGCATCGCCTCCCTCGAATCCGAGCGAGGTGTTGACGTCGCGAAAGGCGCGCAGGTCGAGAAGCGCCAGGGCGAAGGGCTTGCCGTAGCGGCGCGAGCGCGCCAGTTCCTGCGACACCGCGGAATGGAAGTAGCGCTGGTTGTA
The DNA window shown above is from Terriglobales bacterium and carries:
- a CDS encoding aminotransferase class V-fold PLP-dependent enzyme — protein: MAANPGGTAMLNRRSFLHLGAGLAATAALSPHLLAQLPSEPLPAPDLYGRDQEAYWATLRRQFLIPEDEVYLNNGTVGSSPIPVLQAIFDGYRETEKLAQEDPEDYPIWGYAAWNQFRDPLAAFVGATRDEVALLRNATEANSYIANGIDLKAGDEVLMSDQEHPGGEMPFQLRAKRYGTVVKKFTLPKPPKNAAEILNLIDDAITPRTRVIFVSHITTVTGVVLPVKEICALARSKGILSALDGAHVPGMMRLNIGEIGCDFYSASPHKWLQAPKGSGFLYVRNEVIDRVWNTIATEGWDEPKIRAERFQRIGSSNVPSLWGLKASIEFAEKIGMERIEKRHRQMADYIHGKMAERGAESWTSPDAALRCGIVTVNLPGVERMKLENWLWKQHKVRIRGGEPSKLRLSTPYYILHKDVDRFVEKFDEYRKANG
- the hemC gene encoding hydroxymethylbilane synthase; its protein translation is MARLRIGSRGSQLALWQAHHVAGLLRGRGHEVEIEVIRTTGDKITDVALSRVGTKGMFIKEIEEALAEGRIHLAVHSLKDLPTDLLPEFTLAAVMEREDPRDVFVSTRFARLLDLPQGAHVGTSSLRREAQLRALRSDLIVHSLRGNVDTRLRKLEAGEFDAILLAAAGVKRLGRSESVREVLPIETMCPAAGQGALAIETRAAHSATLALLAFLDHAASRRTVMCERALLRTLGGGCQVPIGACAEHDGRGLRLTAVVARPDGSAVLRETANGSDPEELGRSLGQRLLQMGAAEILRDVYGAPGAVPEQP
- a CDS encoding dihydrofolate reductase family protein, which translates into the protein MSVDGFLARPDDALDFLETGEQEPHGFEEFYGSVDVVVIGRKTFEVVLTFGKWFYGKKPVVVLSRRRLDFSPVKGGVVEQMSGEPAQIVAQLKARGYKHAYIDGGVTIQRFLAAELIDRLVVTRVPVLIGSGIPLFGPLPRDISLRHVATRCYKGGLVQSEYQVGARPRTRARKKAPSSRAKSSARRKRKSK
- a CDS encoding DedA family protein, whose protein sequence is MITRLLAWLSGFVIATISSSGYLGIVALMAIESACIPLPSEVIMPFSGYLVYTGRFNLWWVATAGAIGCNLGSVLAYELGSYGGRPLVEKYGAYLLLSRRELEWADRFFARYGSAAVFIARLLPVVRTFIALPAGIARMPRVPFHLYTFLGSWPWCFGLAWLGMKAGEKWNYLGPYFHEFDAVIGVLLAAAVIWFVWSRWKHRVRAK
- a CDS encoding DUF1697 domain-containing protein, yielding MALVVFLRGVNVGGHRTFRPSILAKRLRDHDVVNIGAAGTFVVRRPGPKAKFRAALLRKLPFKAEVMLCEGRDLLRLETQNPYGPSHPDVVRFVSILSKPSRGRVDIPCAFPPRGKWFVRVIASRKCFVFGEYRRHMKTIGYLGQIDKLFGVPVTTRNWNTILAAIRILKDQEKKGKGRPETRKLN
- a CDS encoding inositol-3-phosphate synthase, with the protein product MARVSAPKKDARRTAAIAPAKGKLGVMIPGMGAVATTFVAGVEAIRRGLAAPIGSLTQMGTIRLGKRTDGRTPAIKDFVPLVNLPDLVFTGWDIFPDDMYAAASKAGVLEQSLLDKVKPFLQTVKPRKAVFDRRYVKKLDGPNVKKGRNKMELAEQVREDIRQFQKTSGADRLVMIWCGSTEVFLTPGPAHTSLAAFEKALQKNDDSIAPSMIYAYAALQEGVPFANGAPNLTVDIPAMHELARRHQAPICGKDFKTGQTLLKTILAPGFKARMIGLHGWFSTNILGNRDGEVLDDPESFKTKEESKLSVLEQILQPELYPTLYKDFYHKVRINYYPPRGDNKEGWDNIDIFGWLGYPMQIKVDFLCRDSILAAPIVLDLVLFLDLAQRAPALRRLGIQEWLSFYFKSPMTAPGLYPEHDLFIQLMKLKNTLRHLEGEALITHLGLEYYD
- the hemQ gene encoding hydrogen peroxide-dependent heme synthase, encoding MASRSKLEVPAAQADLAAVPLTIEGSSVLHQMLRFRWSAWREAPQADKAAIVAEATQALAGLERSNSALYSLLGHKGDLMLVHFRDSFDQLKQSELALSGLRLWDFLEPATSYLSVIELGLYDSSTKLYRQLQEQGVESHSAEWKAVVDETVERQKEAMRPRLYPEIPPARYVCFYPMDRRRGEHKNWYTLPIEERARQMEEHGLVGRRYAGAVRQIITGSIGFDDWEWGVDLFADDPLVFKKLIYEMRFDEVSAVYALFGHFYVGLRVPADRLGELLSGRLPSFEPSK
- the nth gene encoding endonuclease III; its protein translation is MPRGMLTRQPSRSGRHEGVARAAAGGRGARRQAVAAPPRKSAPGWPKAKPKAAAKYDPVASERIRELLKRLDQDYPGVTCALEHKSAWDLLVATILSAQCTDVRVNKVTPGLFQKYPSVRHFAALKPEELEPDIRSTGFFRNKSKSIVGAAQRVTSEYGGEIPDTMEKLLTLPGVARKTANVVLGTWFKKAVGVVVDTHVQRIARRLELTKQTDAAKIEQDLMRAIPQEKWIEFAHQLIWHGRKVCVARKPRCAECRLENLCHAADKTWSTVEVHKAAKP
- a CDS encoding SDR family oxidoreductase, with product MADTRVSVITGSSSGFGLLTAVEMARRGYRVVATMRNLERRRLLDEAAAAAGVAERIDVRKLDVTDTPAIVPVVEGIVRDYGRIDVLVNNAGFAVAGFIEDLKLEEIREQLDTNFFGHVAMTKAVLPVMRAQKSGHILMISSINGRAATPVVSSYSASKWALEGWSEALRMEMLELGVKVVLIEPGAYKTDIWDRNVKLGERVFDPASPNAERGKRYSEYVKTKVVKRDAQVVARKIADVADDPNPRLRYLVGPDAHTMTWIKALLPWKVYERLITKAIRIA
- a CDS encoding M48 family metallopeptidase, with the translated sequence MRSRATALTLAFTLALLVTPSLLADCPANVEAIGNRNIGKGGGLGNWYSLDKEIQIGKEYAAQVDQSSRIVQDPVVSEYVNRIGQNLVRNSDARVPFTIKVIDSDEVNAFALPGGFFYVNTGLILAADEEAELAGVMAHEIAHVAARHATRQATRGQLLNLASIPLIFVGGGIGYAIRTAAGFALPMTFLTFSRGFEREADCLGIQYLYASGYDPQAFVQFFEKLQAREKKKPGTLAKAFSTHPQTPDRIEKSQEEIASVLPAKDQYVVTTSEFDEVKSRLAALQNRRKLADQEDEKAPSLRRTKTADDKDGKDGSKQEDDDAPVLKRRDE
- a CDS encoding uroporphyrinogen-III synthase, which codes for MSRAKTTPGPLTGCRILVTRARHQAGVLSRALRREGATVIEIPSIEIRPPRSFRRLDSALRHIGQYDWLILTSVNGVEALFARLRRLRISTQALEHLRIAAIGPATRKAIQKRRLRVSVMPREYVAEAVVRALRGRAAGKRVLLVRARVARDVIPRELRRAGAKVHVAEAYRTTAPKRSRARLRALLHRSNRPHVVTFTSSSTARNLVELLGGKQHARRSLKGIRLASIGPVTTGTLRELGLRADIQATTFTIPGLVKALKSLGGARRR